Proteins found in one Arthrobacter pascens genomic segment:
- a CDS encoding DUF456 domain-containing protein — MNSETVATVLCGLAILVGVAGTIIPVLPGSVLIGLSLLAWAIWGGAGTAGWVVFGVGLAFVLAGIAASAVLTGRKLKQHSIPNRSVVIGLVAGVAGMFIIPVVGLFVGFAAGLLLSEFLRTRDFGTATASSWAALKATGLGVLVEFGLACLAASTWVIGLWVSLAT; from the coding sequence ATGAACTCCGAAACCGTGGCGACCGTCCTGTGTGGCCTGGCGATCCTTGTCGGCGTGGCAGGAACCATCATCCCGGTCCTTCCCGGCAGCGTCCTGATCGGGCTAAGCCTGCTGGCGTGGGCCATCTGGGGCGGGGCCGGGACGGCGGGCTGGGTGGTGTTCGGGGTGGGCCTGGCATTCGTGCTGGCCGGCATCGCGGCGAGCGCCGTGCTGACGGGACGGAAATTGAAGCAGCACAGCATCCCCAACCGGAGCGTGGTGATCGGCCTGGTTGCCGGGGTGGCGGGGATGTTCATCATTCCGGTGGTGGGGCTGTTTGTGGGGTTCGCCGCCGGCCTCCTGCTCAGCGAATTCCTCCGCACCCGGGACTTCGGCACGGCAACAGCCTCCAGCTGGGCAGCGCTGAAGGCCACCGGACTGGGCGTGCTGGTGGAGTTCGGTCTTGCCTGCCTGGCTGCGAGCACCTGGGTCATCGGCCTCTGGGTCTCGCTGGCCACGTAG
- a CDS encoding Lrp/AsnC family transcriptional regulator codes for MIDHVDRNILRHLKEDGRMTATALAAKVGLTVAPCHRRLRDLETSGVIRGYKADIDPAAVGLGFEAIVFVTLRQVDRPTMEIFETRVAENPNIVEAQRLFGSPDYLLKVIAEDLPAYQRFYDAELTSLPGVERLTSTLVMKNLKSNAGPPV; via the coding sequence GTGATAGACCACGTTGACAGAAATATTTTGCGCCACCTCAAGGAGGACGGCAGGATGACTGCCACCGCGCTGGCGGCCAAGGTGGGACTGACGGTGGCGCCGTGCCATCGGAGGCTGCGGGACCTCGAAACCTCAGGAGTGATCCGCGGCTACAAGGCGGACATTGATCCCGCCGCGGTGGGGCTGGGGTTCGAGGCCATTGTGTTTGTGACGCTGCGCCAGGTGGACCGTCCCACCATGGAGATCTTCGAGACCCGGGTGGCGGAGAATCCCAACATCGTGGAGGCGCAGCGGCTCTTCGGCTCGCCGGACTACCTGCTGAAGGTCATCGCCGAGGACCTGCCGGCCTATCAGCGTTTCTACGACGCCGAACTGACGTCCTTGCCCGGCGTTGAGCGGCTCACGTCAACGCTGGTGATGAAGAACCTGAAGTCCAACGCCGGGCCGCCCGTTTAG
- a CDS encoding TetR/AcrR family transcriptional regulator: MPETLSDHPPMAARPSAPRQQLRYARILEAAGGFARKGLDSVDLAEVAAKADVPLGTLYRYFPSATHLMLAVYRHQLEELKTGTKNTAARFRGRALAGVVMEIFHMRVMQPAVEQCLSRSVYLKERDTTTLLREIDTLSEKAVASACNDPAAAGVLLLTVTGLVQSVRNRRLSLFEAEEDLKKACNLLVPAGSDTRSLDQTA, encoded by the coding sequence ATGCCCGAGACCCTTTCAGACCATCCGCCCATGGCCGCCAGGCCGTCCGCTCCGCGCCAGCAGTTGCGCTATGCCCGGATCCTGGAGGCCGCCGGAGGGTTCGCCCGAAAGGGGCTTGACTCGGTGGACCTGGCCGAGGTTGCTGCCAAGGCCGATGTGCCGCTGGGAACGCTTTACCGTTACTTCCCCTCCGCCACACACCTGATGCTCGCCGTGTACCGCCATCAGCTGGAGGAGCTGAAGACCGGGACAAAGAACACAGCCGCCCGCTTCCGCGGCCGGGCCCTTGCCGGGGTGGTCATGGAGATCTTCCATATGAGGGTGATGCAGCCTGCCGTTGAGCAGTGCCTCAGCCGCAGTGTCTACCTCAAGGAACGGGACACCACCACACTGTTGCGGGAGATCGACACCCTGAGTGAGAAGGCTGTCGCCTCGGCTTGTAACGACCCCGCCGCGGCCGGGGTCCTGCTGCTCACCGTCACTGGTCTGGTCCAGTCCGTCCGCAACCGACGGTTATCCCTCTTCGAAGCGGAAGAAGACCTCAAGAAGGCCTGCAACCTGCTGGTACCGGCTGGATCGGACACCCGATCTTTGGACCAAACGGCGTAA
- the rraA gene encoding ribonuclease E activity regulator RraA, with protein MNAAAESPSSPSINTADLYDERGEDLASVSIQFQSLGGRSHFSGPVRTIRCFQDNALVKSTLATPGNGAVLVVDGGGSLATALMGDMIAESAVANGWAGVVINGAIRDRQAIAGLDLGVKALGSNPRKSAKAGAGEVDVDLEIDGVAIRPGATIWCDPDGVLVER; from the coding sequence ATGAACGCCGCCGCCGAAAGCCCCTCCAGCCCTTCCATCAACACCGCCGATCTCTACGATGAGCGCGGCGAGGACCTGGCCTCGGTGTCGATCCAGTTCCAGTCCTTGGGCGGCCGTTCACACTTCAGCGGCCCGGTCCGGACCATCCGCTGCTTTCAGGACAACGCGCTGGTGAAGTCCACCCTGGCCACTCCGGGGAACGGGGCCGTCCTGGTGGTGGACGGCGGGGGCTCGCTGGCCACGGCCCTGATGGGGGACATGATTGCCGAGAGCGCAGTGGCAAACGGCTGGGCCGGCGTCGTCATCAACGGAGCGATCCGAGACCGCCAGGCGATCGCCGGGCTCGACCTGGGGGTCAAGGCGCTGGGCAGCAACCCCCGCAAGAGCGCCAAGGCAGGAGCCGGCGAGGTTGACGTGGACCTGGAGATCGACGGTGTGGCCATCCGCCCCGGCGCCACGATCTGGTGCGACCCTGACGGCGTCCTGGTGGAGCGCTGA
- a CDS encoding GNAT family N-acetyltransferase, with product MVTQNPHARPPFLTADVDGGRLRLRHAQRSDLPAIVGLLADDSLGAAREKGEDFAPYEEAFEAIDADPSHLLVVGDLLPAGEASGPVVATFQLSFLPGISRRGSWRSQIEGVRVAGSLRGQGIGNLMVRWAIDESRRRGCTVMQLTTHKTRTAAHKFYERLGFDASHEGMKLTL from the coding sequence TTGGTGACCCAGAACCCACATGCCCGGCCCCCTTTCCTGACTGCCGACGTCGACGGTGGGAGGTTGCGTCTCCGGCACGCCCAACGGTCTGATCTCCCTGCCATCGTGGGATTGCTCGCGGACGACTCGCTGGGTGCCGCCCGCGAAAAGGGGGAGGATTTTGCTCCGTATGAGGAGGCGTTTGAAGCGATCGACGCCGATCCCTCCCACTTGCTGGTTGTTGGGGACCTGCTGCCCGCCGGCGAGGCCTCGGGTCCGGTAGTTGCCACGTTCCAGCTGAGTTTCCTCCCGGGCATCTCGCGCCGGGGGTCGTGGCGTTCCCAGATCGAGGGCGTCCGGGTGGCCGGGAGCCTGCGCGGCCAGGGAATTGGCAACCTGATGGTCCGGTGGGCAATCGACGAGTCCAGGCGCCGCGGCTGCACGGTGATGCAGCTGACAACCCACAAGACGCGGACCGCCGCCCACAAGTTCTACGAGCGCCTGGGCTTTGACGCGAGCCACGAGGGCATGAAGCTGACCCTCTAG
- a CDS encoding WXG100 family type VII secretion target: MAGNFYGGDVAQLRRLAKDLAGGANRLDLLGQQLSSMVSTSPWKGHDGDRFRSDWTSTHLKVLKSASDGLESASKALLTNADQQDKASNSGVVETVRPGAPGGSGSANGSPAVQELTDKLSGMTTEERDAYLQSEEFRLWVRQSQDNADAAKGLLDGLVDSGEMTPTGPDGRMNGYGEFLKQYWAESAMREAGLDPLQWDPSLGVDHNREDIYKVYAYYAELYKNDPRMEWIGMANQVGPTFIAGFEDIAFLHDMAAEGKDVVPILAGGDPAKRAALTALANFSTEELKYYEETFLSMQKEIFSDIASQHYAFQHGGFAEIERMNAANAVPPRMLEAWTNIESVPPYSTPDGYHSLTSDQKLALQQASYNMADQEQNYVIANDYDNIRNRPTGQAFTAAMTLVGNPSIEGAKSYYEQFPMMEPYFDLGRFPPGGVEVHLGNISDREDRWALLEQDTLFAYEDWLHGEADPYGVMTEPMPNRVEEYRMVPKEVRDAMGAR; encoded by the coding sequence ATGGCGGGGAACTTTTACGGCGGAGACGTGGCACAGCTGCGACGGCTCGCCAAGGATCTTGCGGGCGGAGCCAACAGGCTGGACCTGCTCGGTCAGCAGCTCAGCAGCATGGTCAGCACCAGCCCCTGGAAAGGGCACGACGGCGACCGGTTCCGCAGCGACTGGACCTCGACACATCTGAAGGTGCTGAAGTCGGCATCCGACGGCCTGGAGTCGGCGTCGAAAGCGCTACTCACCAACGCTGACCAGCAGGACAAGGCCAGCAACAGCGGCGTAGTTGAAACCGTCCGCCCGGGCGCTCCAGGCGGCTCGGGGAGCGCCAACGGCAGCCCTGCCGTACAGGAACTCACCGACAAACTCAGCGGGATGACCACGGAGGAACGGGACGCGTACCTGCAGTCGGAAGAGTTCCGGCTGTGGGTCCGACAAAGCCAGGACAACGCCGACGCTGCGAAGGGGCTCCTTGACGGGCTCGTGGACTCAGGAGAGATGACTCCGACCGGTCCAGACGGCAGGATGAATGGATACGGGGAGTTCCTTAAGCAGTACTGGGCTGAGTCCGCCATGCGGGAGGCGGGCCTCGACCCCCTCCAGTGGGACCCCTCCCTCGGCGTGGACCACAACCGCGAGGACATCTACAAGGTTTATGCCTACTACGCGGAGCTGTACAAAAACGACCCGCGAATGGAATGGATTGGCATGGCCAACCAGGTAGGACCCACCTTCATCGCCGGTTTTGAGGACATCGCTTTCCTCCACGACATGGCCGCGGAGGGCAAGGACGTCGTTCCGATACTGGCCGGAGGAGACCCAGCCAAGCGGGCTGCGCTGACCGCACTGGCCAACTTCAGCACCGAGGAACTCAAGTACTACGAGGAGACGTTCCTGTCCATGCAGAAGGAGATTTTCTCCGACATCGCCTCCCAGCACTATGCCTTCCAGCACGGCGGGTTCGCCGAGATCGAACGGATGAACGCGGCAAACGCTGTTCCCCCGCGAATGCTCGAGGCCTGGACCAATATCGAATCCGTGCCGCCGTATTCCACCCCCGACGGTTACCACAGCCTCACCTCGGACCAGAAGCTCGCCCTTCAGCAGGCCTCGTACAACATGGCGGACCAGGAGCAGAACTACGTTATCGCCAACGACTACGACAATATCCGCAACCGTCCCACCGGCCAGGCCTTTACCGCGGCTATGACTCTGGTGGGCAATCCCAGCATCGAAGGCGCCAAGTCTTACTACGAGCAGTTCCCCATGATGGAACCGTACTTTGACCTGGGCCGGTTCCCTCCGGGCGGCGTGGAGGTCCACCTTGGCAATATTTCAGACCGCGAGGACCGCTGGGCATTGCTGGAGCAAGACACGCTCTTTGCCTATGAGGATTGGCTGCACGGGGAAGCGGACCCGTACGGCGTCATGACGGAGCCAATGCCGAACCGAGTGGAGGAGTATCGAATGGTTCCAAAGGAAGTACGCGATGCGATGGGGGCACGTTGA
- a CDS encoding NAD(P)-dependent malic enzyme — protein MSIDAIAPIDNSAATALTEAEIFDAHQGGKLSISSTVPLSNKRDLSIAYTPGVAEVSRAIHQKPELARTLTWAQRLVVVVSDGTAVLGLGNIGASASLPVMEGKSALFKTFGDLDSIPLVLDTTDVDEIVETLVRLRPSFGAVNLEDISAPRCFELEEKLIEALDCPVMHDDQHGTAVVALAALTNAAKVTGRELEGLRVVVSGAGAAGIAVAEILLTAGIKDVILLDSKGVINRERADIAADPQSKKAQMAQLSNPRGISGGPGEALLGADVFVGVSSSNLDEEHLKLMNQNSIVFALSNPDPEVLPEVAAKYAAVVATGRSDFPNQINNVLAFPGIFRGALDAGARRITPAMKLAAARAIAELAEADLSADYIVPSPLDPRVAPAVTAAVAAAVETE, from the coding sequence GTGTCCATAGACGCAATCGCACCCATCGACAATTCCGCAGCCACGGCGCTGACCGAAGCGGAAATCTTCGACGCCCACCAGGGCGGCAAGCTCTCAATTTCCAGTACCGTCCCGTTGTCCAACAAACGCGACCTTTCCATCGCCTACACCCCCGGAGTGGCTGAGGTCAGCCGCGCCATCCACCAAAAGCCGGAACTGGCCCGGACCCTCACCTGGGCCCAGCGACTGGTGGTGGTGGTAAGCGACGGTACCGCGGTGCTGGGCCTTGGCAACATCGGAGCGAGCGCTTCGCTGCCCGTGATGGAGGGCAAGTCCGCCCTGTTCAAGACATTCGGTGACCTGGATTCCATCCCGCTGGTCCTGGACACCACCGACGTCGATGAGATTGTTGAGACCCTGGTCCGGCTGCGCCCCAGCTTCGGCGCCGTGAACCTGGAGGACATCTCCGCCCCGCGTTGCTTCGAGCTGGAGGAAAAGCTCATCGAGGCTCTGGACTGCCCGGTGATGCATGATGACCAGCACGGCACCGCTGTGGTGGCCCTTGCTGCCCTCACCAACGCGGCCAAGGTGACCGGCCGCGAACTCGAAGGCCTCCGCGTGGTGGTCTCCGGTGCCGGCGCCGCGGGCATCGCCGTCGCCGAAATCCTGCTCACCGCAGGCATCAAGGACGTCATCCTGCTCGACTCCAAGGGCGTTATCAACCGCGAGCGTGCAGACATCGCTGCCGATCCGCAGAGCAAAAAAGCCCAGATGGCCCAGCTCAGCAACCCGCGCGGCATCAGCGGCGGCCCGGGCGAGGCTCTGCTTGGCGCGGACGTTTTTGTGGGTGTTTCCTCCTCCAACCTGGACGAGGAGCACCTGAAGCTGATGAACCAGAACTCCATCGTGTTCGCACTCTCCAACCCGGACCCCGAGGTCCTGCCCGAGGTAGCTGCAAAGTACGCCGCCGTGGTGGCCACCGGCCGCAGTGACTTCCCCAACCAGATCAACAACGTGCTGGCTTTCCCCGGGATCTTCCGCGGCGCACTGGATGCTGGAGCCCGCCGGATCACCCCGGCCATGAAGCTTGCCGCGGCACGCGCCATCGCCGAACTGGCGGAAGCCGACCTGTCGGCGGACTACATTGTCCCCAGCCCGCTGGACCCGCGCGTGGCACCGGCCGTGACTGCCGCCGTCGCCGCCGCGGTGGAAACGGAGTAA
- a CDS encoding MDR family MFS transporter, with the protein MSKSTAVRAAGDTLTHRQTITVMVGLMLGMFLSSLDQTIVSTSIYTIANDLDGLSLQAWATTAYLITSTVSTPLYGKLSDIFGRRPLYLAAIVIFLAGSLYAGSVHTMTELAIARGIQGMGAGGLLALALTIIGDIVSLKDRAKYQGYFMSVFGISSVLGPVVGGAFAGSANILGFDGWRWVFFINLPIGLAALAVVFLYLHLPAKHVRQKIDYWGAAAITLAIVPLLLVAEQGRSWGWTSLNSFLCYGLGVVGIIWFLLAEKRAGDYALIPLRLFRNTTFGLSSLLNFIIGIGMFGAIAMLPMYLQLVKGLTPTEAGLMMITFTVGILAGSVTAGRTISASGIFRIFPIMGTAILTAAALVMGLSLGVDTGLWVPGVIAVFFGLGLGFCMQPLTLAMQVSVPPKDMGVGTSSAAFFRSMGGAVGTAVFISMLFSLAANRIADAMTSAMQNPDYQAVLKDPAVAADPANAKLYEFFQNGASNDSLNDTSWLHSANSVLTRPITEGFAYAIDTVMITAAVLMGVAFLISFALPNKRLTDPKAAEEPETVAVLAH; encoded by the coding sequence ATGTCCAAAAGCACTGCCGTGCGGGCCGCCGGCGACACCCTGACGCACCGTCAGACGATCACAGTGATGGTGGGACTCATGCTCGGCATGTTCCTGTCGTCCTTGGACCAGACCATCGTCTCCACGTCCATCTACACCATCGCCAACGACCTGGACGGACTCTCCCTCCAGGCATGGGCCACCACCGCGTACCTCATCACCTCCACCGTGAGCACTCCGCTCTACGGCAAACTGAGCGATATCTTCGGCCGCCGTCCGCTGTACCTGGCCGCGATCGTGATCTTCCTGGCCGGTTCGCTGTATGCGGGTTCCGTCCACACCATGACCGAACTGGCCATTGCCCGCGGCATCCAGGGCATGGGCGCCGGCGGCCTGCTGGCACTCGCGCTGACCATCATCGGCGACATCGTTTCCTTGAAGGACCGGGCCAAGTACCAGGGCTACTTCATGTCGGTGTTCGGCATCTCCTCCGTGCTGGGACCCGTGGTGGGCGGCGCATTCGCCGGATCCGCCAACATCCTGGGCTTCGACGGCTGGCGCTGGGTGTTCTTCATCAACCTGCCCATCGGCCTGGCCGCGCTGGCCGTGGTGTTCCTCTATCTGCACCTGCCGGCCAAGCACGTGAGACAGAAGATTGACTACTGGGGCGCCGCCGCCATCACACTGGCGATCGTCCCGCTGCTGCTTGTGGCGGAGCAGGGCCGGAGCTGGGGCTGGACCTCCCTGAACTCGTTCCTCTGCTACGGCCTGGGCGTGGTGGGCATCATCTGGTTCCTGCTGGCTGAAAAGCGTGCCGGCGACTACGCCCTCATCCCGCTGCGGCTGTTCAGGAACACCACGTTTGGCCTGTCCTCGCTGCTGAACTTCATCATCGGCATAGGCATGTTCGGGGCGATCGCCATGCTCCCCATGTACCTGCAGCTGGTCAAGGGCCTCACCCCCACCGAGGCCGGCCTGATGATGATCACCTTCACGGTGGGCATCCTGGCCGGTTCCGTCACCGCCGGGCGCACCATTTCGGCGTCCGGTATTTTCCGGATCTTCCCGATCATGGGTACGGCCATCCTGACGGCGGCCGCCCTGGTGATGGGCCTGTCGCTGGGCGTGGACACAGGGCTTTGGGTTCCCGGCGTGATTGCGGTGTTCTTTGGCTTGGGTCTTGGCTTCTGCATGCAGCCGCTCACGCTGGCCATGCAGGTCTCCGTTCCGCCGAAGGACATGGGCGTAGGCACCTCCTCCGCCGCGTTCTTCCGCTCCATGGGTGGCGCCGTGGGCACGGCCGTGTTCATCTCCATGCTGTTCAGCCTGGCCGCGAACAGGATTGCCGACGCCATGACCTCGGCCATGCAGAACCCCGACTACCAGGCCGTCCTTAAGGATCCCGCCGTGGCCGCCGACCCCGCCAACGCCAAGCTGTACGAGTTCTTCCAGAACGGCGCGTCCAACGATTCGCTCAATGACACCAGCTGGCTGCACTCCGCCAACAGCGTGCTCACCCGGCCCATCACCGAGGGCTTCGCCTACGCCATCGACACCGTCATGATCACCGCGGCCGTGCTCATGGGCGTCGCGTTCCTCATCAGCTTCGCGCTGCCGAACAAGAGGCTGACGGACCCGAAGGCCGCGGAGGAGCCAGAAACGGTGGCTGTACTGGCGCACTAG
- a CDS encoding LysE family translocator, producing the protein MNAQLFFAFVLVAGALACTPGVDWAYSITAGLRQRSFVPAVAGLCGGYVLHTLLMVAGLAALLAGMPGVLGWLTVAGAGYLLWLGVSTLRSWRGASFTPAAALGKPAGNQLRTFLQGMGTSGINPKGLLFYVALVPQFVSPEAPLPVPVQSGLLGLTFVLLAAIVYTCVALLARKLLQSRPGAARKVTLASGIIMVALGLVLLAEQLIPLFAS; encoded by the coding sequence ATGAACGCCCAGCTTTTTTTCGCCTTTGTGCTGGTTGCGGGCGCCCTCGCGTGCACACCCGGCGTGGACTGGGCGTACTCCATTACCGCAGGCCTGCGTCAGCGCAGCTTTGTGCCCGCGGTGGCGGGCCTCTGCGGAGGTTACGTCCTGCACACGCTGCTGATGGTGGCGGGCCTGGCGGCGCTGCTGGCCGGCATGCCGGGCGTCCTCGGCTGGCTCACCGTGGCCGGTGCAGGCTACCTGCTGTGGCTCGGCGTCAGCACTCTTCGCTCCTGGCGCGGAGCCTCCTTCACCCCGGCGGCCGCCCTCGGGAAGCCTGCCGGCAACCAGCTCCGGACGTTCCTCCAGGGCATGGGCACCAGCGGCATCAACCCCAAGGGCCTGCTGTTCTACGTAGCCTTGGTTCCCCAGTTCGTCAGTCCGGAAGCGCCCCTGCCGGTACCGGTGCAGTCGGGGCTCCTGGGCCTGACGTTTGTGCTGCTCGCCGCGATCGTCTACACCTGCGTGGCGCTCCTGGCCCGCAAGCTCCTGCAGTCCCGCCCCGGAGCCGCGCGGAAGGTCACACTTGCCAGCGGCATCATCATGGTTGCTCTTGGGCTGGTGCTCCTGGCCGAACAGCTAATTCCCCTCTTCGCTTCCTGA
- a CDS encoding sugar porter family MFS transporter, with protein sequence MSTAKEQLTAKIPQRVIWLALAGAVGGFLFGFDSSVVNGAVDAIQDEFALSEAVTGFAVAVALLGCAAGAYLAGKVADRYGRIPAMKLGALLFLVSAIGTGFAFGVWDLIFWRLVGGLGIGLASVIAPAYISEISPRHVRGRLASLQQLAITTGIFAALLSDALFATSAGGADQGFWLGIEAWRWMFLAAAVPAVVYGWIAYTLPESPRFLVFQGKDEEARKVFDSIAPAEDTDRHIREIQDAIEEDKLAGQKGSLRGKTFGLQAVVWVGITLSVLQQFVGINVIFYYSTTLWKAVGFQEKDSLTISVATSITNILVTLVAIALVDRIGRRPILLAGSIGMAASLGTMALAFSSAVGSGSEISLPGAWGPVALVAANVFVVSFGASWGPLVWVLLGEIFPSRIRARALGLAAAAQWVANFAITLSFPVMASASLPLTYAMYALFAAASFFFVMFKVPETNGMSLEQAETLFVPKGSAKA encoded by the coding sequence ATGTCCACCGCCAAGGAGCAGTTAACCGCCAAGATCCCGCAGCGGGTGATCTGGCTGGCGCTCGCAGGCGCAGTGGGGGGCTTCCTCTTCGGCTTCGACTCGTCCGTGGTGAACGGGGCAGTGGACGCCATCCAGGACGAGTTTGCATTGTCCGAGGCGGTCACCGGCTTTGCCGTGGCCGTCGCCCTGCTGGGCTGCGCCGCCGGCGCCTATCTCGCCGGAAAAGTTGCCGACCGCTACGGACGCATCCCCGCCATGAAGCTGGGCGCGCTGCTGTTCCTGGTCAGCGCCATCGGCACGGGCTTCGCCTTCGGCGTCTGGGACCTGATTTTCTGGCGCCTCGTGGGAGGGCTGGGAATCGGGCTGGCCTCGGTGATCGCCCCCGCTTATATCTCCGAGATCTCCCCGCGCCATGTGCGCGGACGGCTGGCCTCGCTGCAGCAGCTGGCCATCACCACGGGTATCTTCGCCGCGCTCCTGTCCGACGCCCTCTTTGCCACGAGTGCGGGCGGCGCCGACCAGGGGTTCTGGCTGGGCATTGAGGCCTGGCGCTGGATGTTCCTGGCCGCGGCCGTGCCTGCCGTGGTGTACGGCTGGATCGCGTATACCCTGCCGGAGTCGCCGCGCTTCCTGGTGTTCCAGGGCAAGGATGAGGAAGCCCGCAAGGTCTTTGACTCCATCGCCCCGGCAGAGGACACGGACCGGCACATCCGCGAGATCCAGGACGCCATCGAAGAGGACAAACTGGCCGGCCAGAAGGGATCCCTCCGCGGCAAGACCTTCGGCCTGCAGGCAGTCGTATGGGTGGGAATCACTCTGTCCGTGCTCCAGCAGTTTGTGGGCATCAACGTGATCTTCTACTACTCCACCACGCTGTGGAAGGCCGTGGGCTTCCAGGAAAAGGACTCGCTCACCATCTCCGTGGCTACATCCATCACCAACATCCTGGTGACGCTGGTGGCCATTGCGCTGGTGGACCGGATCGGCCGACGCCCCATCCTGCTGGCGGGTTCCATCGGCATGGCAGCTTCGCTGGGCACCATGGCCCTGGCCTTCTCCTCTGCGGTGGGGTCCGGCTCGGAGATCTCCCTCCCCGGCGCGTGGGGTCCCGTGGCGCTGGTGGCCGCCAACGTCTTTGTGGTCAGCTTTGGCGCATCCTGGGGCCCGCTGGTGTGGGTGCTCCTCGGCGAGATCTTCCCGTCCCGCATCCGCGCCCGGGCCCTGGGCCTGGCCGCCGCCGCGCAGTGGGTGGCCAACTTTGCCATCACGCTCAGCTTCCCCGTTATGGCGTCCGCCTCGCTGCCGCTCACGTACGCGATGTACGCACTGTTCGCGGCGGCGTCGTTCTTCTTTGTGATGTTCAAGGTGCCGGAAACCAACGGCATGTCGCTGGAGCAGGCCGAGACGCTGTTCGTGCCGAAGGGGTCCGCGAAGGCCTAG
- a CDS encoding MFS transporter, whose translation MSLSDTPAPPDPAAFGGPAAEGATAALAEPTTKVTARWVTGLVLVNVGINAAFFGPINVFIGQQAIGIDEDNKEAILSLVTGCGAAVSLVANPLFGALSDRTTSRFGRRSPWVLAGAILATAALLAMSGATTVALMVLFWCMVQLGANAAYAAITAAVPDRVPVLQRGGVGGLAALGQTVGILIGAVFGAVVSGNYMVGYALCAAALIFSVLPYLFHRNDPRLPHDARLPFAWVSFVRSFWISPARHPDFAWAWLTRFLVNVCNQMTIVYLLFFLRDVLKHEDPALGVLTLTGIYAVMVMITAVVAGPWSDRLGRRKPFVIGSSVIIAVAGLTMAFFPVWTGALVGAAVLGVGFGAYLAVDFALLTQVLPLAADRGKDMGIINVANSLPQVFAPVLAFLAVTYFGGYLTLFVTAAVIGLLGAVFVVKIKGVD comes from the coding sequence GTGAGTCTGTCCGATACACCCGCACCGCCTGATCCCGCTGCCTTCGGCGGGCCGGCAGCGGAAGGCGCGACGGCGGCGCTCGCCGAGCCGACAACAAAGGTCACCGCCCGCTGGGTCACCGGCCTGGTGCTGGTCAACGTTGGGATTAACGCCGCCTTCTTTGGGCCAATCAACGTCTTTATCGGCCAGCAGGCCATCGGCATTGACGAGGACAACAAGGAAGCCATTCTGTCCCTGGTGACCGGCTGCGGCGCCGCCGTCTCCCTGGTGGCAAATCCTCTGTTTGGCGCCCTCTCTGACCGCACTACCTCGCGCTTCGGCCGCCGGTCCCCGTGGGTCCTGGCCGGGGCGATCCTGGCAACTGCCGCGCTCCTGGCCATGTCGGGCGCCACGACAGTTGCCCTGATGGTGCTTTTCTGGTGCATGGTGCAGCTGGGGGCCAACGCCGCCTACGCTGCCATCACGGCAGCTGTCCCGGACCGGGTTCCGGTGCTCCAACGCGGCGGTGTGGGTGGCTTGGCCGCCTTGGGCCAGACGGTGGGAATCCTGATCGGCGCGGTGTTTGGCGCCGTGGTCAGCGGCAACTACATGGTGGGGTACGCCCTGTGCGCCGCGGCGCTCATATTCTCCGTGCTGCCGTATCTCTTCCACCGCAATGATCCGCGGCTGCCGCACGACGCCCGCCTTCCGTTCGCCTGGGTCAGCTTTGTCCGGAGCTTCTGGATCAGTCCGGCCCGCCACCCGGACTTCGCCTGGGCCTGGCTCACCCGCTTCCTGGTCAATGTATGCAACCAGATGACCATTGTGTACCTGCTCTTTTTCCTCCGGGATGTCCTGAAGCACGAAGACCCGGCCCTGGGGGTCCTCACCCTGACCGGCATCTATGCGGTGATGGTGATGATCACCGCGGTGGTGGCGGGGCCGTGGAGCGACCGGCTGGGCCGGCGGAAGCCGTTTGTGATCGGGTCCTCCGTTATCATCGCCGTGGCGGGACTGACAATGGCCTTTTTCCCGGTATGGACCGGCGCGCTCGTGGGCGCGGCCGTACTGGGCGTCGGGTTCGGCGCCTACCTTGCCGTGGACTTCGCACTGCTGACCCAGGTCCTTCCCCTGGCCGCAGACCGGGGCAAGGATATGGGCATCATCAACGTGGCAAACTCCCTGCCGCAGGTCTTCGCCCCCGTGCTCGCATTCCTCGCAGTGACGTACTTTGGCGGGTACCTCACGCTGTTCGTGACCGCCGCCGTCATCGGCTTGCTGGGCGCGGTGTTTGTCGTGAAAATCAAGGGAGTGGACTAA